A window of Campylobacter concisus contains these coding sequences:
- a CDS encoding NUDIX domain-containing protein has protein sequence MDTTITNLEILPLGESKYLKPFKMKFMQNGVQRDWDCVKVMNSVSIFLYHEQKDAFLFVKQFRPAVWYSQEKEDIKTNEQGFTYELCAGLMDKGLSEEQTAREEAIEEVGYELKEIERITMTYGAFGFGGNMQTMFYAKINESMKVNSGGGVDGEDIELVFIKREDMMKFAFDESKVKGFGLIFAYLWWEKFKG, from the coding sequence ATGGATACTACTATAACTAATTTAGAAATTCTGCCTCTTGGTGAGTCAAAATACCTAAAGCCATTTAAGATGAAATTTATGCAAAATGGTGTCCAAAGAGACTGGGACTGCGTCAAGGTGATGAATAGTGTTAGTATTTTTTTATATCACGAGCAAAAAGATGCCTTTTTATTTGTAAAGCAATTTCGTCCTGCAGTTTGGTACTCGCAAGAGAAAGAAGACATCAAAACAAATGAGCAAGGCTTTACTTACGAGCTTTGCGCAGGGCTTATGGATAAAGGACTTAGCGAAGAGCAAACAGCTAGAGAAGAAGCGATCGAAGAAGTGGGCTATGAGCTAAAAGAGATAGAGCGTATCACGATGACATACGGTGCTTTTGGCTTTGGAGGCAATATGCAAACGATGTTTTACGCAAAGATCAATGAGAGCATGAAGGTAAATTCTGGCGGTGGCGTCGATGGCGAAGATATCGAGCTAGTTTTTATAAAACGAGAAGATATGATGAAATTTGCCTTTGACGAGAGCAAGGTCAAGGGCTTTGGGCTCATCTTTGCCTACTTGTGGTGGGAGAAATTTAAAGGCTAA